Proteins encoded in a region of the Bacillus sp. 2205SS5-2 genome:
- the glgB gene encoding 1,4-alpha-glucan branching protein GlgB, translating to MTTIYPSPYDIHLFHEGQLFEAYLTFGAHVLKTGDALSTTFCVWAPNAETVSVVGSFNSWKADELKMKKITESGIWFVSYPSSLKGHVYKYQILTNDGKTLLKTDPFSFFAEKRPNTAGIICGESEFKWDDEHWLFMRRKEPVYDKPLFIYEIHLGTWKVKGKELFYTYAEIADELVPYLVEHGYTHVEIMPITEHPFDRSWGYQSTGYFSPTSRYGTPDDLRYLINKCHLHNIGVILDWVPGHFCKDEHGLYRFDGSYLFDYSKEHDRENYLWGTANFDLGKNEVQSFLISSARYWLEEFHVDGFRIDAVANILYWANQESLVPNEGAIDFLKKLNSAIFEVEPNALMMAEDSTDWPQVTSPVHYGGLGFNYKWNMGWMNDVLKYMETYEGDRKHVHSLLTFSLLYAFSENYVLPLSHDEVVHGKKSLLSKMPGDYWQKFAQLRLLLGYLVAHPGKKLLFMGTELAPFSEWKDLDQIDWHLEDYDMHKAFNAYIKELLHFYREINPFFEKDHLSDGFEWIDVDNNEQSILSFMRKGKKKEDFVIVICNFTSNVYHHYKVGVPNADYYIELFNSDHQRYGGSGQINENDIAVVSESFHDRPKTVEITIPPFAVVYLQPVYQVRGERT from the coding sequence ATGACAACTATTTATCCAAGTCCTTATGATATTCATTTATTTCATGAAGGGCAATTATTTGAAGCATATCTAACCTTTGGGGCTCACGTTTTAAAGACAGGAGATGCATTATCAACCACGTTCTGTGTTTGGGCACCAAATGCTGAAACAGTGTCAGTAGTAGGTAGTTTTAATTCATGGAAAGCTGATGAATTAAAAATGAAAAAAATTACTGAAAGTGGGATATGGTTTGTAAGTTATCCCTCTTCTCTTAAAGGACATGTTTATAAGTATCAAATTCTCACAAACGATGGAAAAACGTTGTTAAAAACGGATCCATTTTCATTCTTTGCGGAAAAACGACCGAACACTGCTGGGATAATCTGTGGAGAGAGTGAATTTAAATGGGACGATGAGCATTGGCTTTTTATGAGAAGAAAAGAGCCTGTTTATGATAAACCTTTGTTTATTTATGAAATTCATTTAGGGACTTGGAAAGTCAAAGGTAAAGAATTATTTTACACATATGCTGAGATTGCTGATGAACTTGTCCCTTATTTAGTTGAGCATGGTTATACTCATGTAGAGATTATGCCAATAACGGAACATCCTTTTGATCGTTCCTGGGGATATCAAAGCACAGGCTATTTCTCTCCAACCAGCCGATATGGAACTCCAGACGACCTAAGATACCTTATCAACAAATGCCATTTGCATAATATAGGGGTTATTTTAGATTGGGTACCAGGTCATTTTTGTAAAGATGAACATGGACTTTATCGATTTGATGGCTCGTATCTTTTTGATTATTCTAAAGAACACGACCGGGAGAATTATTTGTGGGGAACAGCAAATTTTGACTTAGGAAAAAATGAAGTACAAAGTTTTTTAATTTCAAGCGCACGCTATTGGCTTGAGGAATTTCATGTTGATGGTTTTAGAATTGATGCGGTTGCAAATATATTATATTGGGCTAACCAAGAATCACTTGTTCCAAATGAAGGTGCCATAGACTTTTTGAAGAAATTAAACTCTGCAATTTTCGAAGTGGAGCCTAATGCATTAATGATGGCTGAGGACTCAACGGATTGGCCACAAGTTACCTCCCCAGTTCATTATGGAGGATTAGGCTTTAATTATAAATGGAATATGGGTTGGATGAATGATGTGTTGAAGTATATGGAGACCTATGAGGGCGATCGAAAGCATGTACATTCTTTGTTAACTTTTTCATTGTTATATGCTTTTTCTGAAAACTACGTTTTACCGCTATCTCACGATGAAGTTGTGCATGGTAAAAAGTCATTATTAAGTAAAATGCCTGGAGATTATTGGCAGAAATTTGCGCAACTTCGTCTCTTATTGGGATATTTAGTCGCTCATCCAGGAAAGAAGCTTCTCTTTATGGGTACTGAATTAGCACCTTTCTCCGAATGGAAAGATCTCGATCAAATTGATTGGCATTTAGAAGATTATGACATGCATAAGGCGTTTAATGCATACATTAAAGAGTTGTTGCATTTTTATAGAGAAATTAATCCATTTTTTGAAAAGGACCATTTATCGGATGGTTTTGAATGGATTGATGTTGATAATAATGAGCAAAGCATTCTAAGTTTTATGAGAAAAGGTAAAAAGAAAGAGGATTTTGTAATTGTCATTTGCAATTTCACAAGCAATGTATACCACCACTATAAAGTGGGCGTGCCAAATGCAGACTATTATATTGAGCTGTTTAACAGTGATCATCAGCGCTATGGTGGGTCGGGTCAGATTAACGAGAATGATATAGCCGTAGTTAGCGAATCATTTCACGACAGACCAAAAACGGTAGAAATAACGATTCCACCTTTTGCAGTAGTTTATCTTCAGCCAGTTTATCAAGTGAGAGGAGAAAGGACATAA
- a CDS encoding glucose-1-phosphate adenylyltransferase — MGKTKCVAMLLAGGKGSRLSSLTESLAKPAVPFGGKYRIIDFPLSNCTNSGINTVGVLTQYQPLVLNTYIGIGSAWDLDRKNGGVTVLPPYSESSEVKWYTGTASAIYQNLNYIEQYDPEYVLILSGDHIYKMDYDKMLNYHIESKSDVTISVVEVPWNEASRFGIMNTDKDFKVLDFDEKPEEPRNNLASMGIYIFNWSLLKECLESDERNSQSSNDFGKDIIPKLIEEGKNLMAYPFTGYWKDVGTIRSLWEANMDLLRDDCDLNLFDYSWRVYSVNPNQPPQYISEQAVVTESLVNEGCIVEGTVIHSVLFHGVEVKKEAVIKDSVIMPGAVIGKGSYIQNAIVPSDVKVPAGTFIAAKDDEDEIILVTDSYLKAVLEEV, encoded by the coding sequence ATGGGAAAAACAAAGTGTGTAGCCATGTTATTAGCTGGAGGAAAGGGTAGTAGACTAAGTTCATTAACAGAGAGTTTAGCAAAGCCTGCTGTACCTTTTGGAGGGAAATATCGAATTATTGATTTTCCTTTGAGTAATTGTACAAATTCAGGAATTAATACGGTGGGTGTTTTAACACAATATCAACCTCTCGTTTTAAATACTTATATTGGAATTGGTAGCGCTTGGGATTTGGACCGGAAAAATGGTGGGGTTACCGTGCTACCTCCATATAGTGAATCATCGGAAGTGAAATGGTATACAGGTACAGCTAGTGCCATTTATCAAAACTTAAATTATATCGAACAATACGATCCTGAATATGTTCTTATTTTATCGGGTGATCATATTTACAAAATGGATTACGACAAAATGCTAAATTACCATATTGAATCTAAATCGGATGTAACTATATCTGTTGTCGAAGTACCGTGGAATGAAGCGAGTCGTTTTGGCATTATGAATACAGACAAAGATTTTAAAGTACTAGATTTTGACGAGAAGCCTGAAGAGCCTCGAAATAATTTAGCCTCAATGGGGATCTATATTTTCAATTGGTCGTTGTTAAAAGAATGTTTAGAATCAGATGAAAGAAACTCTCAATCTAGTAATGACTTTGGCAAAGATATTATTCCGAAACTTATAGAAGAAGGCAAAAATCTTATGGCCTATCCTTTTACTGGTTATTGGAAGGATGTAGGAACAATTCGAAGCCTATGGGAAGCAAACATGGATTTACTACGAGATGACTGTGATTTGAATCTATTCGATTACTCATGGCGAGTATATTCAGTCAATCCAAATCAACCTCCTCAATATATATCAGAGCAAGCAGTTGTAACAGAGTCTCTAGTGAATGAAGGATGTATTGTTGAAGGAACAGTTATCCATTCAGTTTTATTTCATGGAGTTGAGGTAAAAAAAGAAGCAGTCATTAAAGATTCAGTTATTATGCCAGGTGCAGTAATCGGGAAAGGTTCTTACATTCAAAATGCGATTGTTCCAAGTGACGTTAAGGTTCCAGCAGGGACTTTCATTGCAGCAAAAGATGACGAAGATGAAATTATTTTAGTTACCGATTCATATTTGAAGGCTGTTTTAGAAGAAGTTTAA
- a CDS encoding sugar phosphate nucleotidyltransferase: protein MNKAMIGIIDATTFHDTLEDLLLHRSLAAVPLAGRYRLIDFVLSNMVNSGMESVAIFPKYQYRSLMDHLGSGKDWDLSRKRDGLFFFPAPALESIEEGLDSFNHFAHHIDYFKRSHQDFAVISNCFSVSNMDFCQILDRHIAEECDITVVEQKGNPLDIFILSTSLLISLIENRSNTGYSCMHDVLEDVKSQYSVNTYEYVDYVKKIENINDYYDANMEILSPSIWKHLFTDNNPIYTKVKDEPPTRYTKESLVRNSMVANGCLIEGDVDHSVVFRAAKVGKGSSLKNCIVMQKSQIGENCVLESVILDKDVKIKDNVKLIGTPEEPIVIRKGLVQGELMNS from the coding sequence ATGAATAAAGCAATGATTGGCATTATTGACGCAACCACATTTCACGATACTCTCGAAGACTTACTTTTGCATCGTTCCCTAGCAGCGGTTCCATTGGCGGGGAGATATCGATTAATTGATTTTGTTTTATCAAATATGGTCAACTCAGGAATGGAAAGTGTGGCAATCTTTCCAAAATATCAGTATCGCTCGTTGATGGACCACTTAGGTTCAGGAAAAGATTGGGATTTAAGTCGCAAGAGGGATGGTTTATTTTTCTTTCCTGCACCAGCTTTGGAAAGCATCGAGGAGGGGCTCGATTCCTTCAATCATTTTGCACATCATATAGATTATTTTAAAAGAAGTCATCAAGACTTTGCTGTCATTAGTAACTGTTTCAGTGTTAGTAATATGGATTTTTGTCAGATACTAGATCGTCATATTGCAGAAGAATGTGACATCACAGTTGTCGAGCAAAAGGGGAATCCACTTGATATTTTTATTTTATCAACCTCCCTTCTCATTTCTTTAATTGAAAATCGATCAAATACGGGTTACTCCTGTATGCATGATGTATTAGAGGATGTGAAAAGTCAATACAGTGTAAATACGTATGAGTATGTTGATTATGTGAAGAAAATTGAGAATATCAACGATTACTACGATGCCAATATGGAGATACTATCACCTTCAATATGGAAGCACTTGTTTACTGACAATAACCCTATTTATACAAAGGTTAAAGATGAACCGCCAACCCGTTACACAAAGGAGTCACTGGTTCGAAACTCTATGGTGGCGAATGGTTGTCTGATTGAAGGAGATGTAGATCATAGTGTTGTGTTCCGGGCAGCAAAAGTAGGAAAAGGTTCATCGCTGAAAAATTGCATCGTCATGCAAAAGAGCCAGATAGGTGAAAATTGTGTTTTAGAATCTGTTATTTTAGATAAAGATGTAAAGATAAAAGATAATGTGAAATTAATTGGAACGCCTGAAGAACCTATTGTGATTCGTAAAGGGCTTGTTCAAGGAGAGTTGATGAACTCGTGA
- the glgA gene encoding glycogen synthase GlgA, with product MKVLFTVSECVPFIKSGGLADVAGALPKELLKLGTDIRVILPKYKGIPLQYQEKMKKVAEFEVQVGWRKQYCGIEQLTLDGVIYYFVDNLYYFERDTLYGHYDDGERFSYFTRAVLDSFPYLDFFPDLIHCHDWHTAMIPFLLKVEYIHRQGYHFMRSMFTIHNLQFQGIFPKTVLSDLLRVDQKYFNSDQLEFHGNMNFLKGGLLAADIISTVSPTYRDEILEDYYGEKINGVLHERKSQLVGILNGIDDTIYNPKEDSTIIPYTVDSLDSKMENKRNLQIEFGLPVRDDVPIIAIISRLTKQKGLDLIKAVFHEMMQEDVQFILLGTGEYEFEQFFRQMEAKYHDKVRSHIGFDEVRAHRIYAGSDLFLMPSKFEPCGLGQMIAMKYGVLPLVRETGGLNDTVNSYNDETEEGNGFSFTNFNAHDMLFTYQRALHFYRKPAIWASIVKQAMNKDNSWAQSAYKYNQLYAELISRSESHVF from the coding sequence GTGAAGGTATTATTTACAGTTTCGGAATGCGTCCCTTTCATTAAATCCGGGGGATTAGCAGATGTAGCAGGGGCCTTACCGAAAGAACTTTTAAAATTAGGAACGGATATTCGTGTTATTTTGCCCAAATATAAAGGGATTCCCCTTCAATATCAAGAGAAAATGAAAAAGGTTGCTGAGTTTGAGGTCCAAGTTGGATGGAGAAAGCAGTATTGTGGAATCGAACAACTAACATTAGATGGGGTTATCTACTACTTTGTAGATAACCTATACTATTTTGAACGGGACACATTGTATGGTCATTATGACGATGGAGAACGCTTTTCATATTTCACACGAGCGGTTCTTGATAGTTTCCCTTATTTAGATTTTTTCCCTGATTTGATTCATTGTCATGATTGGCATACAGCGATGATACCATTTTTATTAAAAGTAGAATATATCCATCGCCAAGGTTATCATTTTATGAGAAGCATGTTCACTATTCATAATTTACAATTTCAAGGCATCTTTCCGAAGACAGTTTTATCGGACCTATTAAGAGTCGACCAGAAGTACTTCAATTCTGATCAATTAGAATTTCATGGAAATATGAATTTTTTAAAGGGAGGTTTACTAGCTGCAGATATAATCTCTACCGTGAGTCCAACATATCGTGATGAGATATTAGAAGATTATTATGGCGAGAAAATAAATGGTGTTTTACATGAAAGAAAAAGTCAACTAGTTGGGATATTGAATGGTATAGATGATACGATCTATAATCCGAAAGAGGATTCAACCATAATTCCGTACACTGTCGATTCTCTTGATAGCAAAATGGAAAACAAAAGAAATTTACAGATAGAATTTGGTTTGCCCGTGAGAGATGATGTTCCAATCATTGCTATCATTTCACGATTAACAAAGCAAAAAGGACTGGACTTAATAAAAGCTGTTTTTCACGAAATGATGCAAGAAGATGTTCAGTTTATTTTACTTGGCACAGGGGAATATGAGTTTGAGCAGTTCTTTCGTCAAATGGAAGCAAAGTATCATGACAAAGTACGGTCACATATAGGGTTTGATGAGGTTCGAGCACACCGGATTTATGCGGGCTCTGATTTGTTTTTAATGCCATCAAAGTTTGAACCATGTGGACTAGGTCAAATGATTGCTATGAAATATGGGGTCTTGCCACTAGTACGGGAAACCGGTGGGTTAAACGATACAGTGAATTCTTACAATGATGAGACCGAGGAAGGAAATGGTTTTTCTTTTACTAATTTTAATGCACATGACATGCTCTTTACTTATCAAAGAGCACTCCACTTTTATCGAAAACCAGCGATATGGGCATCCATTGTCAAACAAGCTATGAATAAAGACAATAGTTGGGCTCAATCAGCATATAAATACAATCAGCTCTATGCAGAGCTCATATCTAGGAGTGAGAGTCATGTTTTTTGA